The following are encoded together in the Vicinamibacterales bacterium genome:
- a CDS encoding metal-dependent hydrolase, which translates to MPSPIGHALGGIAAAWAVVPRRNLHTGIVLAAAALAPDLDLLVGDHRGISHSAGAAVAAGLLAGAWSVAIAPAGRRHAPRWAAAVTLAWASHVFLDWLSNDTRPPIGVMALWPIARDYYKAAIEIFPPVSRQCCGRRFWLHNMRAAVVELLIMAPLLWLALRRFKRNAPSH; encoded by the coding sequence ATGCCGTCGCCGATCGGCCACGCACTGGGCGGGATCGCCGCCGCCTGGGCGGTGGTCCCTCGCAGAAATCTCCACACCGGCATCGTCCTCGCCGCCGCCGCGCTCGCGCCGGATTTGGACCTCCTCGTCGGCGACCACCGCGGCATCAGTCACAGCGCCGGCGCGGCCGTCGCCGCCGGGCTGCTGGCGGGCGCGTGGTCCGTGGCCATTGCGCCTGCCGGCCGGCGGCACGCGCCCCGTTGGGCCGCGGCGGTCACCCTGGCGTGGGCGTCACACGTGTTTCTCGACTGGTTGAGCAACGACACGCGTCCGCCGATCGGGGTGATGGCGCTCTGGCCGATCGCGCGTGACTACTACAAGGCGGCGATCGAGATCTTTCCGCCCGTGTCCCGCCAGTGCTGCGGCCGGCGGTTCTGGCTGCACAACATGCGCGCCGCCGTCGTCGAGCTGCTGATCATGGCGCCGCTGCTGTGGCTTGCGCTGCGGCGGTTCAAGAGAAACGCCCCGTCACACTGA
- a CDS encoding 3-hydroxybutyryl-CoA dehydrogenase, which yields MTRIGVIGTGTMGNGIAQVFAQAGYEVSVWDAAPAALDRARATIEKSLAKFVEKSKLTAAERDAALGRLKAFTSIDDLADVDYVVEAISENADAKRELFARLDAITQPHVILASNTSSISITTLGAATKRPDKVLGMHFMNPVPLMTLVELIRGQATSAESMAAASALCAKLGKTAVEAADYPGFIANRILMPMINEAVYAVMEGVGTPDAIDTVMKLGMNHPMGPLTLADFIGLDVCLAILTVLHEGLGDPKYRPCPLLRRMVAAGYLGRKSGRGFYTY from the coding sequence ATGACGAGAATCGGCGTGATCGGCACGGGGACGATGGGCAACGGCATCGCCCAGGTGTTCGCGCAGGCCGGATACGAGGTCAGTGTGTGGGACGCCGCGCCGGCCGCCCTGGATCGCGCGCGCGCGACGATCGAGAAGAGCCTCGCGAAGTTCGTCGAGAAGAGCAAGCTGACCGCGGCCGAACGGGACGCCGCGCTCGGGCGGCTCAAGGCCTTCACCTCGATCGACGACCTCGCCGACGTCGACTACGTCGTCGAGGCGATCTCGGAGAACGCCGACGCCAAGCGCGAGCTGTTCGCGCGGCTGGACGCCATTACACAGCCGCACGTCATCCTCGCTTCCAATACCTCGTCGATCTCGATCACGACGCTCGGCGCGGCGACGAAGCGCCCGGACAAGGTGCTGGGGATGCACTTCATGAACCCGGTGCCGCTGATGACGCTGGTGGAGCTGATTCGCGGGCAGGCGACGTCCGCCGAGTCGATGGCGGCGGCGTCCGCGCTCTGCGCCAAGCTCGGGAAGACCGCGGTGGAAGCGGCCGACTACCCCGGCTTCATCGCCAACCGCATCCTGATGCCGATGATCAACGAGGCGGTCTACGCGGTGATGGAGGGGGTCGGCACGCCGGACGCGATCGATACGGTGATGAAGCTCGGCATGAATCATCCGATGGGCCCGCTCACGCTCGCCGATTTCATCGGCCTCGACGTGTGCCTCGCGATCCTCACCGTGCTGCACGAGGGGCTCGGCGATCCGAAGTACCGCCCCTGCCCGCTGCTGCGGCGCATGGTCGCCGCGGGATATCTCGGGCGGAAGTCGGGCCGGGGGTTCTACACCTACTGA
- a CDS encoding acetyl-CoA C-acetyltransferase has translation MTTRDAVIVSAARTPTGRFLGSLKDFTAPQLGAIAVREAVRRAGIDPGVVDECIMGNVVTAGEGQNPARQAALHGGLGEHVAAMTINKVCGSGLKAVMLAAQGIATGDIDVAVAGGMESMSNTPYLLSRVREGLRMGNGTLVDAMIHDGLWCAFEQCHMGMSGEHVAEHFKVGRGEQDRYAAESHRKAAHAASQGWFADEIVPVEVPQKKGAPLAFAHDEAVRADTSVETLAGLRPAFKKDGSVTAGNAPGVNDGAAALVVMSAGRAAALGVQPIARIAGQATSGLAPKLVLMTPVEAVRKVAAKVNWKLEDVDLFEINEAFSVQMVAVLRELGIAPAKVNVHGGAVALGHPIGASGARVLTTLLYALKRHGRKRGIASLCLGGGNGVALAVELP, from the coding sequence ATGACCACACGCGACGCCGTCATCGTCTCCGCCGCCCGCACGCCCACGGGCAGGTTTCTCGGATCCCTGAAGGACTTCACCGCGCCGCAGCTCGGCGCCATCGCCGTGCGTGAAGCGGTGCGCCGCGCCGGCATCGATCCGGGCGTGGTGGACGAGTGCATCATGGGCAACGTCGTCACCGCCGGCGAAGGGCAGAATCCCGCGCGTCAGGCCGCGCTGCACGGCGGTCTCGGCGAGCACGTGGCGGCGATGACGATCAACAAGGTGTGCGGCTCCGGGCTCAAGGCGGTGATGCTCGCGGCCCAGGGCATCGCCACCGGCGACATCGACGTCGCCGTCGCCGGCGGCATGGAGTCGATGAGCAACACGCCGTACCTGCTGTCGCGTGTGCGCGAAGGGCTGCGCATGGGGAACGGCACGCTCGTGGACGCGATGATCCACGACGGCCTGTGGTGCGCGTTCGAGCAGTGCCACATGGGCATGTCCGGCGAGCACGTGGCCGAACACTTCAAGGTCGGTCGTGGCGAGCAGGACAGGTACGCCGCTGAAAGCCATCGCAAGGCGGCGCACGCCGCCAGCCAGGGCTGGTTCGCGGACGAAATCGTGCCGGTGGAAGTCCCGCAGAAGAAAGGCGCGCCCCTGGCGTTCGCCCACGACGAGGCCGTCCGCGCCGACACCAGCGTCGAGACGCTCGCCGGCCTGCGGCCGGCGTTCAAGAAGGACGGCAGCGTCACCGCGGGAAACGCGCCGGGCGTGAACGACGGGGCCGCCGCGCTGGTGGTCATGTCGGCCGGGAGAGCCGCCGCGCTCGGCGTTCAGCCGATCGCGCGCATCGCCGGACAGGCGACCTCGGGACTCGCGCCGAAGCTCGTGTTGATGACGCCGGTCGAAGCGGTGCGCAAGGTCGCCGCCAAGGTGAACTGGAAGCTCGAGGACGTCGACCTGTTCGAGATCAACGAGGCGTTCTCCGTCCAGATGGTCGCGGTGCTGCGCGAGCTGGGCATCGCTCCGGCGAAGGTGAACGTCCACGGCGGGGCCGTCGCGCTCGGTCATCCGATCGGCGCCAGCGGCGCGCGCGTACTGACGACCCTGCTCTACGCGCTGAAGCGCCACGGCAGGAAGCGCGGCATCGCGTCCCTGTGTCTCGGCGGCGGCAACGGCGTCGCGCTGGCGGTGGAACTGCCATGA
- a CDS encoding DciA family protein: MLPLQGFATDVVAEVIRRQPLTPAKATFAWSIAVGPAIARATTVELRDGILHVMPKDARWAAEIERAAATILTRVQLLLGAGTVTALRVRTCS; encoded by the coding sequence ATGCTACCGCTCCAGGGGTTCGCGACGGATGTCGTCGCCGAGGTGATCCGCCGGCAGCCGCTCACGCCGGCGAAGGCCACGTTCGCCTGGAGTATCGCCGTCGGTCCGGCGATTGCGCGCGCCACCACCGTCGAGCTGCGTGACGGGATCCTGCACGTCATGCCGAAGGACGCGCGGTGGGCCGCCGAGATCGAGCGCGCCGCGGCGACGATTCTCACCCGGGTGCAGCTCCTGCTCGGAGCCGGCACCGTCACCGCCTTGCGCGTTCGAACCTGTTCATGA
- a CDS encoding ferritin, translated as MMIHPELVKAFNAQIGQEFGASMQYVSIAAHFQRQQLTLLAKLFFEQADEERQHAMKFVRYLLDTKGDLAIPAIPATQPSFASAEAAVQAALTWEQEVTRQITALMDIAVKHNDYLAQSFLQWFIDEQLEEVVKMDRLLNVVQRAGDKNLLMVEAYLVHIEKAG; from the coding sequence ATGATGATCCATCCCGAGTTGGTCAAAGCCTTCAACGCGCAGATCGGCCAGGAGTTCGGCGCCAGCATGCAATACGTCAGCATCGCGGCGCACTTCCAGCGGCAGCAGCTCACGCTGCTCGCCAAGCTGTTCTTCGAACAGGCCGACGAAGAGCGGCAGCACGCGATGAAGTTCGTCCGCTATCTGCTCGACACGAAAGGGGACCTGGCGATCCCGGCGATCCCGGCGACGCAGCCGTCGTTCGCGTCCGCCGAAGCGGCGGTGCAGGCGGCGTTGACGTGGGAGCAGGAAGTGACGCGGCAGATCACCGCGCTGATGGACATCGCGGTGAAGCACAACGACTATCTCGCCCAGAGCTTCCTGCAATGGTTCATCGACGAGCAGCTCGAGGAAGTGGTGAAGATGGACCGGCTGCTGAACGTCGTCCAGCGCGCCGGCGACAAGAACCTGCTGATGGTGGAGGCCTATCTCGTGCACATCGAGAAGGCGGGCTAG
- a CDS encoding universal stress protein, producing MTILCPIDFSEPSRGALRYAAVAASYAGESLTLLTVNDPLLEQAAAMANGPGSLDADALRELRKFFNDTFSGRPPSVPVDFSVATGKPDAEILRAAVERKARLIVMSSRGATGIRKLFLGSVTERVLRATTVPVLVTPPADAGPAAVDDIRKTVRRILVPVDITFPGMAQTVEGARQIGVILGAPILLVHVIEPVRAMVPGHAFAANVDSERRDHAEQILQDLVDTLPDDPRIEPLVMFGEPAEEVAKIAADRQAGLIVMGLHASAMPGARMGSVTYRVLSIAHELVLALPPQNP from the coding sequence ATGACGATCCTCTGTCCGATCGACTTCTCCGAGCCGTCGCGCGGCGCGCTGCGCTACGCGGCCGTGGCCGCGTCGTATGCCGGTGAATCGCTGACGCTGCTCACGGTGAACGATCCGCTGCTGGAGCAGGCGGCGGCGATGGCGAACGGGCCGGGGAGCCTCGACGCCGACGCGCTGCGCGAGCTGCGCAAGTTCTTCAACGACACGTTCAGCGGACGGCCGCCCTCGGTCCCCGTCGACTTCTCGGTCGCGACGGGGAAGCCGGACGCCGAGATCCTGCGCGCCGCGGTCGAGCGGAAGGCGCGGCTGATCGTGATGAGCTCACGCGGCGCGACCGGGATCCGCAAGCTCTTTCTCGGCTCGGTGACCGAGCGCGTGCTGCGCGCCACCACCGTGCCGGTGCTGGTCACGCCGCCGGCTGACGCCGGACCGGCCGCCGTGGACGACATCCGCAAGACCGTCCGCCGCATCCTCGTGCCGGTCGACATCACGTTCCCGGGCATGGCGCAGACGGTCGAAGGGGCGCGGCAGATCGGCGTCATCCTCGGCGCCCCGATTCTGCTCGTGCACGTGATCGAGCCGGTGCGCGCGATGGTTCCCGGCCACGCGTTTGCCGCCAACGTCGACAGCGAGCGCCGCGATCACGCGGAGCAGATCCTGCAGGATCTCGTCGACACGCTCCCCGACGATCCGCGCATCGAGCCGCTGGTGATGTTCGGCGAACCGGCGGAAGAAGTCGCGAAGATCGCCGCCGATCGCCAGGCCGGCCTGATCGTCATGGGACTACACGCCTCGGCGATGCCGGGCGCGCGCATGGGTTCGGTGACCTACCGCGTGCTCAGCATCGCGCACGAGCTGGTGCTGGCATTGCCGCCGCAGAATCCCTAG
- a CDS encoding Gfo/Idh/MocA family oxidoreductase translates to MSQTNLSRRRFLQSVAATAAAAPFFSFDLRAAATLRHASIGAAGQALSDLNAFARHPSFDLVAVCDVDLCRVEPLQRRFPKVRVYQDWRELLQKERRNIDSINVSIPDHMHAVIALEAMKMGKPVYVQKPLCNTLRETRLLTEEARRRKLTTQMGIQVSSSRQQRYGEALVRSGIVGKIREVHTFSNKSWGDDKPLPEPVDPVPPSLDWDEWLGVGPSVPFKRGAYHPGEWRRRVGFGTGTLGDMGCHIYSPPYRALKLTSPTSVTAYGPAPSEESWATRARVKLTYPGTEYTAGSTVDMWWYDGGELPPDAIREPVGTRWPDQGSVVVGTEGMLVLPHGNTPPFALPEGKMAALPPIDIPERDHYAEFIDVVLGGGKEKCSANFDYAGPLTESVLIGNVAAHFPGETLEFDARRLTFPKKPEANQWLTRAYRGWKIKT, encoded by the coding sequence ATGTCCCAGACGAATCTGTCCCGGCGGCGTTTCCTCCAGTCCGTCGCCGCCACCGCAGCCGCCGCCCCGTTCTTCTCGTTCGACCTGCGCGCCGCCGCGACGCTCCGGCACGCCAGCATCGGTGCGGCGGGACAGGCGCTGTCCGATCTGAACGCCTTCGCGCGGCACCCGTCGTTCGACCTGGTGGCGGTGTGCGACGTGGATCTCTGCCGCGTCGAGCCGCTGCAGCGGCGCTTCCCGAAAGTGCGCGTCTACCAGGACTGGCGCGAGCTGCTGCAGAAGGAACGCCGCAACATCGATTCGATCAACGTCTCGATTCCCGATCACATGCACGCCGTCATCGCGCTCGAGGCGATGAAGATGGGCAAGCCGGTCTACGTGCAGAAGCCGCTGTGCAACACCCTCCGCGAAACGCGCCTGCTGACCGAGGAAGCGCGCCGCCGCAAGTTGACGACGCAGATGGGCATCCAGGTGTCGTCGAGCCGACAGCAGCGCTACGGCGAAGCCCTCGTCCGCAGCGGCATCGTCGGCAAGATCCGCGAAGTGCACACCTTCTCGAACAAGAGCTGGGGTGACGACAAGCCGCTGCCCGAGCCGGTCGATCCGGTGCCGCCGTCGCTCGACTGGGACGAGTGGCTTGGCGTCGGCCCGTCGGTGCCGTTCAAGCGAGGCGCGTATCACCCCGGCGAATGGCGGCGGCGCGTCGGCTTCGGCACCGGCACGCTCGGCGACATGGGCTGCCATATCTACAGCCCGCCGTATCGCGCACTGAAGCTGACATCCCCCACGTCCGTGACGGCGTATGGACCCGCCCCGTCGGAGGAGAGCTGGGCGACGCGCGCGCGTGTGAAGCTGACGTACCCCGGCACGGAATACACCGCGGGCAGCACGGTCGACATGTGGTGGTACGACGGCGGCGAGCTGCCGCCCGACGCCATCCGCGAGCCGGTCGGCACGCGCTGGCCCGACCAGGGCAGCGTGGTCGTCGGCACCGAGGGAATGCTGGTGCTGCCGCACGGCAACACACCGCCGTTCGCGCTGCCGGAGGGCAAGATGGCGGCGCTGCCGCCGATCGACATTCCCGAACGCGATCACTACGCCGAATTCATCGACGTCGTGCTGGGCGGCGGCAAGGAGAAATGCTCCGCGAACTTCGACTACGCCGGCCCGCTCACCGAATCGGTGCTGATCGGCAACGTCGCCGCGCACTTCCCCGGCGAGACCCTCGAGTTCGACGCCAGGCGGCTGACCTTTCCCAAGAAGCCCGAAGCGAACCAGTGGCTTACGCGCGCCTACCGCGGCTGGAAGATCAAGACCTAG
- a CDS encoding pectate lyase — MKWPAIVLASGLAAQSGPADPALQWSRGVLEQPPAWYASAAARAIADVVLVYRVETFTRPDGTRDRRTVADPAAPPIRARFYELGTNRPIFLGRDSVVRDAFAEIGQERRNGYAYYATWAASLW; from the coding sequence GTGAAGTGGCCGGCGATCGTGCTCGCCTCCGGGCTCGCCGCGCAAAGCGGGCCGGCGGATCCGGCGCTGCAGTGGAGCCGCGGCGTGCTCGAACAGCCGCCGGCGTGGTATGCGTCTGCGGCGGCGCGCGCCATCGCCGACGTCGTGCTGGTCTACCGGGTCGAGACGTTCACGCGCCCTGACGGGACGCGCGATCGACGGACCGTCGCCGATCCGGCCGCGCCGCCGATCCGGGCGCGATTCTACGAGCTCGGCACGAACCGTCCGATCTTTCTCGGCCGCGATTCGGTGGTGCGCGACGCATTCGCCGAGATCGGGCAGGAGCGGCGGAACGGCTACGCGTACTACGCCACGTGGGCCGCATCGTTGTGGTAG
- a CDS encoding Maf family protein, translating into MGRIVVVADRPFVLASASPRRAELLTLAGFRFTVDPADVDETEHPGEQPDAYVLRVARDKARTVAARQPGRIVLAADTTVVAGGAILAKPADEVDAVRMLELLSDAVHDVWTGVVLLGQGREAADSVLTRVHFRPISAEEIRWYVASGEPMGKAGAYGIQGRAARFVDRIEGSWANVVGLPVHTVDRLLKAVAA; encoded by the coding sequence GTGGGCCGCATCGTTGTGGTAGCCGATCGTCCATTCGTCCTCGCGTCGGCGTCGCCGCGCCGTGCCGAGTTGCTGACGCTGGCCGGCTTCCGCTTCACCGTCGATCCCGCGGACGTGGACGAGACGGAGCATCCCGGCGAGCAGCCGGACGCCTACGTGCTGCGCGTGGCGCGGGACAAGGCGCGGACGGTCGCCGCGCGCCAGCCCGGACGCATCGTCCTGGCCGCCGACACGACGGTGGTCGCCGGCGGCGCCATCCTGGCGAAGCCGGCGGACGAGGTGGACGCCGTCCGCATGCTCGAGCTGTTGTCGGACGCCGTCCACGACGTCTGGACCGGGGTGGTGCTGCTCGGCCAGGGGCGGGAAGCCGCGGACAGCGTGCTGACACGGGTGCATTTCCGGCCGATTTCCGCGGAGGAGATCCGCTGGTACGTCGCGAGCGGCGAGCCGATGGGCAAGGCGGGCGCCTACGGCATTCAGGGGCGGGCGGCGCGGTTCGTCGATCGGATCGAGGGGTCCTGGGCGAACGTCGTGGGGCTCCCGGTCCACACCGTGGATCGGCTGCTCAAGGCGGTCGCCGCGTAG
- a CDS encoding cytochrome c maturation protein CcmE, which produces MKNKAIKIALTCLVLTAALGGLMYTTLAEGTEYYKHVDEVLQDPAAWQGKRLQLHGFVADLRQRPNTLDYKFNVQFNGKVIPATYTGIVPDTFKNESEVVLKGRLADGGFTVEPNGVMAKCPSKYNPQTAAAGK; this is translated from the coding sequence ATGAAGAACAAAGCCATCAAGATTGCTCTGACCTGCCTCGTGCTGACAGCGGCGCTCGGCGGGCTGATGTATACCACCCTCGCGGAAGGGACCGAGTACTACAAGCACGTCGACGAAGTGCTGCAGGATCCGGCGGCGTGGCAAGGCAAACGGCTCCAGCTCCACGGCTTCGTCGCCGACCTGCGGCAGCGGCCGAACACGCTCGACTACAAGTTCAACGTGCAGTTCAACGGCAAGGTCATTCCCGCGACCTACACCGGGATCGTGCCGGACACGTTCAAGAACGAGTCGGAAGTCGTGTTGAAGGGGCGCCTCGCCGACGGCGGGTTCACCGTCGAACCCAACGGCGTCATGGCGAAGTGTCCGTCCAAGTACAACCCGCAGACCGCCGCGGCAGGTAAGTAA
- a CDS encoding cytochrome c-type biogenesis CcmF C-terminal domain-containing protein produces MAALGSFLLLATFVVASYAVAASIAGGRRRSRALIDSGIGAFYTTAALMTVASAVLIHAFVTGNYAIRYVQRYSDAAQPLAYKITSYWGGLDGSIMFWVFLLAVFGSIAVATNRERHRELIPYVVAVIAAVEMFFIFIMVVHNNPFSTFVSATPADGKGLNPLLQNFYMAIHPPSLYIGFVAMTIPYAFGMAALVTGHLDDAWLRAVRRWTMIGWLFLTFGLTLGMLWAYEELGWGGFWGWDPVENAGLLPWFTATAFLHSVMVQERRGMLRVWNVTLVITTFFLTIFGTFMTRSGVVQSVHAFGEDPWLANVFTIFMVAIVTVSFGWVIYRLPLLKSRHELDSWASREAAFLANNWILLFSAFFVLFATMFPTLSEAIRGQRLTVGPPFFNTWMRPIGLALLVLTGIAPLLAWRKSTLSNLAHSFAWPAAAMMVTGAAVYALGIKVWSSGICFALCAFVGGTIVQEFVRGAQVRQGASGADIFTAMIGLVARQRRRYGGYIVHLGVVLMFLGFAGQGYKLEENMKMNPGQTGTIGEFTIRHDSISVAADDQKQMITGHVTVLRDGKEIAQLTPARWFFAKHEDQPTTEVAIRRAAGQDVYVVLAAYEVQTQNATYAVTVNPLVNWIWLGFGVLALGTGLALLPERALVLAGAKVPEGAATTSLMLLLLLLPMTAHAQTVVPRSELRRQLEAQLMCKCGGCKAPMNNCPMGPGCHGLQEQNRKLDEYLAKGMSREEILAAFVAEHGGQDILAAPIDEGFNRLAWALPYAVGVTGAAAVGLAALRWSRRRQGTAADESAALAASATGSRENTDALGARLDDELRDLD; encoded by the coding sequence ATGGCCGCGCTCGGCTCGTTTCTGCTGCTCGCCACGTTCGTGGTGGCGAGCTATGCGGTTGCCGCCAGCATCGCCGGCGGACGCCGCCGCTCGCGCGCGCTCATCGACAGCGGCATCGGCGCGTTCTACACGACCGCCGCGCTCATGACGGTCGCCTCGGCCGTCCTCATCCACGCGTTCGTCACCGGCAATTACGCCATCCGCTACGTGCAGCGCTACTCGGACGCGGCGCAGCCGCTCGCCTACAAGATCACCTCCTACTGGGGCGGTCTCGACGGCTCGATCATGTTCTGGGTGTTCCTGCTGGCGGTGTTCGGATCGATCGCCGTCGCCACGAACCGGGAGCGCCACCGCGAGCTGATTCCCTACGTGGTCGCGGTCATCGCCGCGGTGGAGATGTTCTTCATCTTCATCATGGTGGTGCACAACAACCCGTTCAGCACGTTCGTCAGCGCCACGCCGGCCGACGGCAAGGGGCTCAACCCGCTCCTGCAGAACTTCTACATGGCGATCCATCCGCCGTCGCTGTACATCGGCTTCGTCGCGATGACGATCCCGTACGCGTTCGGCATGGCGGCGCTCGTCACCGGCCACCTCGACGACGCGTGGCTGCGCGCGGTGCGCCGCTGGACGATGATCGGCTGGCTGTTCCTGACCTTCGGCCTCACGCTCGGCATGCTCTGGGCGTACGAAGAGCTCGGATGGGGCGGCTTCTGGGGCTGGGATCCGGTCGAGAACGCCGGCCTGCTCCCGTGGTTTACCGCGACGGCGTTTCTGCATTCCGTCATGGTGCAGGAGCGGCGCGGCATGCTGCGCGTCTGGAACGTCACCCTGGTGATCACGACGTTCTTCCTCACCATCTTCGGCACCTTCATGACCCGGTCGGGCGTCGTGCAGTCGGTGCACGCCTTCGGCGAGGATCCGTGGCTCGCCAACGTGTTCACCATCTTCATGGTCGCCATCGTCACCGTCAGCTTCGGCTGGGTGATCTACCGCCTGCCGCTGCTGAAGTCGCGGCACGAGCTGGACTCGTGGGCCTCGCGCGAGGCGGCGTTCCTCGCCAACAACTGGATCCTGCTGTTCTCGGCGTTCTTCGTGCTGTTCGCGACGATGTTCCCGACGCTGAGCGAGGCGATCCGCGGCCAGCGGCTGACCGTCGGACCGCCGTTCTTCAACACCTGGATGCGCCCGATCGGGCTCGCGCTGCTCGTGCTCACCGGGATCGCGCCGCTGCTGGCGTGGCGCAAGTCGACGCTCTCCAATCTCGCGCACTCGTTTGCCTGGCCGGCCGCCGCGATGATGGTCACCGGCGCCGCCGTCTACGCGCTGGGCATCAAGGTGTGGTCGTCGGGGATCTGCTTCGCGCTGTGCGCGTTCGTCGGCGGGACGATCGTGCAGGAGTTCGTGCGCGGCGCCCAGGTGCGGCAGGGGGCGTCCGGCGCCGACATCTTCACCGCGATGATCGGCCTGGTCGCCCGGCAGCGCCGCCGCTACGGCGGCTACATCGTCCACCTCGGCGTCGTGCTGATGTTCCTCGGCTTCGCCGGCCAGGGCTACAAGCTCGAAGAGAACATGAAGATGAACCCCGGGCAGACGGGGACCATCGGCGAGTTCACCATCCGCCACGACTCGATCTCGGTGGCCGCGGACGACCAGAAGCAGATGATCACCGGGCACGTGACCGTGCTGCGCGACGGGAAGGAAATCGCCCAGCTCACGCCGGCGCGCTGGTTCTTCGCGAAGCACGAGGACCAGCCCACGACCGAGGTCGCGATCCGCCGGGCGGCAGGGCAGGACGTCTACGTGGTCCTCGCCGCGTACGAGGTCCAGACGCAGAACGCCACCTATGCCGTCACGGTGAATCCGCTGGTGAACTGGATCTGGCTCGGGTTCGGCGTGCTGGCGCTGGGGACGGGGCTCGCGCTCCTGCCGGAGCGTGCGCTCGTGCTCGCCGGCGCGAAGGTGCCGGAAGGGGCGGCGACGACGTCGTTGATGCTGCTTCTGTTGCTGCTTCCGATGACGGCGCACGCGCAGACGGTGGTGCCCCGCAGCGAGCTGCGGCGCCAGCTCGAAGCGCAGTTGATGTGCAAGTGCGGCGGCTGCAAGGCGCCGATGAACAACTGCCCGATGGGCCCCGGCTGCCACGGCCTGCAGGAGCAGAACCGCAAGCTGGACGAGTACCTGGCGAAGGGCATGAGCCGCGAGGAGATCCTCGCGGCGTTCGTGGCGGAGCACGGCGGCCAGGACATCCTCGCCGCGCCGATCGACGAAGGGTTCAACCGCCTGGCGTGGGCCCTGCCGTACGCGGTCGGCGTCACCGGCGCGGCCGCCGTCGGTCTGGCCGCGCTGCGCTGGTCGCGCCGCCGTCAGGGAACAGCCGCGGACGAGAGCGCCGCTCTCGCGGCTTCCGCGACCGGTTCGCGGGAGAACACGGACGCGCTTGGCGCGCGCCTGGACGATGAGCTCAGAGACCTCGACTGA
- a CDS encoding zinc ribbon domain-containing protein, with the protein MSSETSTDRPRKGSGGSAEALRAKAEGDGFHVSHFFVLLSLLAATVAVLMARPSAPAQLILVSLTIGAAGLAGIAVHRMLAPLVSPASDVERQPLSERMRLDLEREKALTLRSIKELEFDRAMGKVSPQDFDDMAARLRARALGIMRQLDEGSHAYRALIEKELARRVGAKPPTPVDRPPVALPPDGGAHAAAVCACGTRNDADARFCKSCGSRLSAA; encoded by the coding sequence ATGAGCTCAGAGACCTCGACTGACCGCCCGCGCAAGGGCTCCGGCGGATCCGCCGAGGCGCTGCGCGCAAAGGCGGAAGGCGACGGCTTTCACGTGTCCCACTTCTTCGTGCTGCTGTCGCTGCTCGCCGCGACCGTGGCGGTGCTGATGGCGCGTCCCAGCGCGCCCGCACAACTGATCCTCGTCAGCCTGACGATTGGGGCCGCGGGGCTGGCCGGGATCGCCGTGCACCGTATGCTGGCGCCGCTCGTGTCGCCGGCGTCGGACGTCGAGCGGCAGCCGCTCAGCGAGCGCATGCGCCTCGATCTGGAGCGCGAGAAGGCGCTCACCCTGCGCTCGATCAAGGAGCTGGAGTTCGACCGCGCGATGGGCAAAGTGTCGCCGCAGGACTTCGACGACATGGCCGCGCGGCTCCGCGCCCGGGCGCTGGGCATCATGCGTCAGCTCGACGAGGGATCGCACGCCTATCGTGCATTGATCGAGAAGGAGCTGGCGCGGCGCGTGGGCGCGAAGCCGCCGACGCCGGTCGATCGTCCGCCGGTTGCGCTTCCGCCTGACGGCGGAGCCCACGCCGCGGCGGTATGCGCCTGCGGCACCCGGAACGACGCAGACGCACGATTCTGCAAGAGCTGCGGTTCGAGGCTGAGCGCAGCATGA